The sequence below is a genomic window from Candidatus Acidulodesulfobacterium acidiphilum.
ATAGGAAATAACGCAAGATATATTCCTTCCGTTCCTTATCCTTCGCCGTATTCCGATAAAATAGGGTTTGCATTCAGGTTTCTTAAAACTGCTCCTAAAATATTGGCACTTATTAAAGAAGAAGAAAAAGACGTTGCCAAGATAGCGCAGGAAAACAAAATAGATATTATAATTTCGGATTCTCGGTTCGGTTCCCACTGCAAGTTTGCGCCGTCGTATCTTCTGTTTCATCAGCTCAGGTTTATCGCACCTTTAAGGCTTCTTCCCGCAGAGATGTTTACGGAATATTATAATCATTTTTTACAGGATAAATTTGAAAAAATAATAGTTCCGGATTATGAGGATAATTCCCTTTCAGGCGATTTATCCCATAATTTGAGATATTTTAAAAAAGAAAAAGTTGAATATATAGGCATACTTTCGGACTTTGAAAAAATACAGACGGACGAAGATATAGACTATCTTTTTTCTATCTCAGGCCCTGAACCTACAAGAACTATTCTAGAAGAAAAACTTTTTTCGCAGATAGACTTACTCAAAGGCAATATAGCCGTTTCGCTTGGAAAACCGGGGAAGTTTACGAAAGAAACCGTCAAAAATGCCGTAGTGTATTCTTTTCTCGAAAAAAAGAGAAGAGACGAACTTATGAACAGGGCTAAAATGGTTGTTTCCAGATCGGGCTACACGACTATTATGGACGTAGCGGAAATAGAAAAAAAAGCTTTTTTTATTCCTACGCCCGGACAGACGGAACAGCTTTATCTTGCAAGCCATTTGA
It includes:
- a CDS encoding glycosyltransferase produces the protein MKIIYSLCSWGLGHATRGLPVIRRLVKDGHEVIIYTSGRSLELLKSEIGNNARYIPSVPYPSPYSDKIGFAFRFLKTAPKILALIKEEEKDVAKIAQENKIDIIISDSRFGSHCKFAPSYLLFHQLRFIAPLRLLPAEMFTEYYNHFLQDKFEKIIVPDYEDNSLSGDLSHNLRYFKKEKVEYIGILSDFEKIQTDEDIDYLFSISGPEPTRTILEEKLFSQIDLLKGNIAVSLGKPGKFTKETVKNAVVYSFLEKKRRDELMNRAKMVVSRSGYTTIMDVAEIEKKAFFIPTPGQTEQLYLASHLKKTGLYYSVKQNKLKIDIDTEEALKYKGFTPPWRTGESVGRFLKAIGIN